In one window of Mesoplodon densirostris isolate mMesDen1 chromosome 4, mMesDen1 primary haplotype, whole genome shotgun sequence DNA:
- the ISL2 gene encoding insulin gene enhancer protein ISL-2 → MVDIIFHYPFLGTMGDHSKKKPGTAMCVGCGSQIHDQFILRVSPDLEWHAACLKCAECSQYLDETCTCFVRDGKTYCKRDYVRLFGIKCAKCQVGFSSSDLVMRARDSVYHIECFRCSVCSRQLLPGDEFSLREHELLCRADHGLLLERAAAGSPRSPGPLPGARGLHLPDPGSGRQPSLRPHVHKQTEKTTRVRTVLNEKQLHTLRTCYAANPRPDALMKEQLVEMTGLSPRVIRVWFQNKRCKDKKKSILMKQLQQQQHNDKTSLQGLTGTPLVAGSPIRHESAVQGSAVEVQTYQPPWKALSEFALQSDLDQPAFQQLVSFSESGSLGNSSGSDVTSLSSQLPDTPNSMVPSPVET, encoded by the exons ATGGtggatattatttttcattatcctTTTCTGGGTACTATGGGGGATCATTCCAAGA AGAAGCCCGGGACGGCCATGTGCGTGGGCTGCGGGAGTCAAATCCACGACCAGTTTATCCTGCGGGTGTCGCCCGACCTCGAGTGGCACGCCGCCTGCCTCAAGTGCGCCGAGTGCAGCCAGTACCTGGACGAGACGTGCACGTGCTTCGTGAGAGACGGGAAGACCTACTGCAAGCGGGACTACGTCAG GCTCTTCGGCATCAAGTGCGCCAAGTGCCAGGTGGGCTTCAGCAGCAGCGATCTGGTGATGCGGGCGCGGGACAGCGTGTACCACATCGAGTGTTTCCGCTGTTCCGTGTGCAGCCGCCAGCTGCTGCCCGGCGACGAGTTCTCGCTGCGGGAGCACGAGCTGCTCTGCCGCGCCGACCACGGCCTCCTGCTCGAGCGCGCCGCGGCCGGCAGCCCGCGCAGCCCCGGCCCGCTCCCCGGCGCCCGCGGCCTGCATCTGCCAG ACCCGGGATCGGGCCGGCAGCCCTCGCTGCGCCCGCACGTGCACAAACAGACCGAGAAGACAACCCGCGTGCGGACCGTGCTCAACGAGAAGCAGCTGCACACTCTGCGGACGTGCTACGCCGCCAACCCGCGGCCCGACGCGCTCATGAAGGAGCAGCTGGTGGAGATGACCGGCCTGAGCCCGCGGGTCATCCGCGTCTGGTTCCAGAACAAGCGGTGCAAGGACAAGAAGAAATCCATCCTAAtgaagcagctgcagcagcagcagcacaatGACAAGACG AGCCTGCAGGGACTGACCGGGACGCCCCTGGTGGCGGGCAGCCCCATCCGTCACGAGAGTGCCGTGCAGGGCAGTGCAGTCGAGGTGCAGACGTACCAGCCGCCATGGAAAGCGCTCAGCGAGTTCGCCCTCCAGAGTGACCTGGACCAACCCGCCTTCCAGCAGCTG GTCTCCTTCTCTGAGTCTGGCTCCCTAGGCAACTCCTCCGGCAGCGACGTGACCTCCCTGTCCTCGCAGCTCCCGGACACCCCCAACAGCATGGTGCCGAGTCCCGTGGAAACGTGA